The DNA region TTCATAGAATTTGATCCAACATTCATGGAAATCTTAACATGCGGCTGCAGAGCCTCAATAACCCGGCAGGTTACAGAATCACGTCTTTCCTGGCCAAACCATGTCAGCCACACAGTTTCCTGATTTTCCCATTCTGCAGGAATTCTAATTTCCTGGGTTATTGCAAACAAGGGTGGATTAAGAAAAAATATAAAGACTAATATTTTTGGGGATTGTCTCATCATAGTTACAAATTTATTTTCACTGATGGATAGCTGTTTCAATCGGTTTATCCGGTAAGTTAAAAATTTCTTTTTCCTGATTTTTACCAATATTAAAGCAGGCTGAGCAAATCATTGATTCCGGGAAATTTTTTTGAAAAAAAACAAATATGGGCTTGTATATATAAATTTAGTAAATTAGACTATTCTTAACCAAAAGCCCAGTTTATGAAAAAAGTAATTACACTCCTTGGATTCATTTCTATTTTCTCAGCAACTTATTCATCCAACAACTCATTTTCTGTTCCATCTGTAGAGCGACCGGTAAAAGCCACTGAAGTTTATATTCCTATAGGCAACACCGGGCAACTGATCTCATTAATGGAACTTTCCCAGATCAAGGTAAAGGATCTTGAAAAGATGACTGGAAATAAAATGAGTCGTTTTGACAAGATGAATTTTAAATTAGGACAGCGGCAGTTGAGAAGTAACATAAACGAGGATGGTAGTTTCAGCAAAGAAAGGGTAGAAAAATATTTCACTAAAGCTGCGGTAAACGGAGAACCTGCGGTAGCCGGAGTTGGTGGTATCAACTGGGGTGGTTTGGCCCTGGGACTTTTTCTGTCATTAATAGGAGTTTTGATTGCTTACCTGATTAGCGGGGGTGATAAATCTTCAAGAACTAAATGGGCATGGATCGGTGCTATTATTTCATTGATCATCTGGGGTGCAGTTTTAATTTAATTCTTCATCAGATATTTTATCACAAAAGCCAACCTGTTTCAGGTTGGCTTTTGTATTCTTCGCTGTGATGGTGATAAAAATTATTGATCACATATATGCTATTATTTCAATTCTTTTTCAAAACAAACACTGTTTTCAATATTTAGATATTCTCCATAGTTGGGAATAATTTTATAGCCGTTCTTTTCATAAAGATGGATAGCCTCGGGTTGTCTTTTGCCGGTTTCTAACACACATTTTTTATAACCCAGCTCAGCAGCCCATTTTTCTAATTCAGTTAAAACAATTCCGGCAATTCCTTTACCCCGCATTTCAGGCAGGGTGTACATTCGTTTTACTTCCATACTGTCTGCCTTAAATTCCCTGATAGCACCGCAGGCAACTGGGTAATCATTTTCATAAACAACCACTGCGTGTTTAATATGTGTAATTACATTCAGCTTATTATAAAATGCATGCTCTTCACCATCCAGTTCAGCTAAATAAGCATCCAACTGTTTTACCAGTTCTATAAAATCAGGATGCGTGGAATCAGTTCTTAATATGCTCAACATATTTTCGAAGATAATCAGAAAAATAGCATGCATTCTACTCGCAGTTTATCCACTGGATAAGTGGTAACTGCGGTTTCCTTCTGATTCTCTAAATTGCGCCCTGTTCACCTTCCAAAATTTTAATAACATAACATGAAAAGAATACTCAGCACAGTTGCTATTTGTTCAATCCTATTTTCAGCATCCGCACAGCCAGGCAAAGTTTTTACAACAAAAGATTACCAGCAGGCAGAAAATCTTTTAGGCGGCAATATACAACGGTATATTGACCGTGGCAATGTAGGAGCCAATTGGATGCCCGGTGATAAATTCTGGTACCGTGTATTAACACCTACGGGTAGCGAGTTTATAATGGTGGATGCAGTAAAGGGTACAAAAAGTGCAGCCTTTGATCATGAAAAAATGGCTGAAGGGCTTTCTAAAGCAACCGGAAGATCATACAAAGCTTCAATGCTTCCATTTCAGAATATTAATTTTTCGCTGGATGGGAAAGCAATCATATTTAATGCTGACAGAAAACAGTGGAGATATGATCTGCAAAGCGGAATTGTGTCAACTGATACCGCAATTAATAATGCTATGCAGTCGGGGCAAGGCGGTTTCAGGGGAGCTGGCCTTGAAGTGATGTCGCCTGACCGGACAAAGGCAGTATTCATTAAAGATTATAACCTCTGGGTAAGAGACGTGAAAACAAAAGAGGAAAAGCAATTAACTACTGACGGCATAAAAGATTTTGGATATGCAACAGATAATGCAGGATGGAAAGCCAGCGACAGGGCAATAGTAAAATGGTCACCCGATTCAAAAAAGATCGCCACCTTCAAACAGGATCAACGTAATGTGGGTGATATGTATCTCGCATCTACCAATGTGGGTCATCCAACATTAAAAGCATGGAAATATCCGTTGCCGGGTGATAAAGAAATTCCGATGATCAGCCGTTGT from Bacteroidota bacterium includes:
- a CDS encoding GNAT family N-acetyltransferase, with the protein product MLSILRTDSTHPDFIELVKQLDAYLAELDGEEHAFYNKLNVITHIKHAVVVYENDYPVACGAIREFKADSMEVKRMYTLPEMRGKGIAGIVLTELEKWAAELGYKKCVLETGKRQPEAIHLYEKNGYKIIPNYGEYLNIENSVCFEKELK